One Phycisphaerae bacterium RAS2 DNA window includes the following coding sequences:
- a CDS encoding hypothetical protein (Aerotolerance regulator N-terminal), translating into MSLLSWTTAAIVGGIAVPLLLLLYFLKLRRQERKVSSTLLWKKAVQDLQVNSPFQKLRRNLLLLLQMIVLAALLFAIADPVARFMRRPEKNIVLLLDRSASMKTRESADATRMDAAREAALDFIRSLPGESRAMVIAFSDKPEIACSFTHDKRRLEQAIERIEPVDGPSRIGEALQLAVAYSSNLNDGSGAAATDAAQQGAADLELFSDGRIADAEEQSVTKGNMRFYRIGEAADNVGIVAFDIRREIDRPGVLTVFARVQNFGPSPVTTDVSLSLDGKLLTGSGTVQEVALGPAESGREGSAGAGGGTADPAAPREEQLPDARNVLFELGHEQAGTIEVKLHREDAMMVDNRVAAPIDPPRELRVLLVTDRAPVEYYVTRAVRSFDVQQVDTLTPARYEAIEEAKLTAEGRSAYDLVILDRHDTDRLPPGNYLFLGGLPKVDGVARGDEVTGTPIVYANEAHPLIRSVNYEAMFVSKWHKLKLPGHAQSLIEGESSPIMVMLTDPGHRYVITTFDVLESDLLISYAFPVFVFNSLGYLAGGGTIETNRMIQPGATITLTVPPGATTARVRRPDGQIDEVPVADRGTASYARTSDTGLYRVTYDDSARTVEPFAVNLLDAVESHIAPNESFEVGSQKVASISGEIRINQPLWPYAIAAAIAFLLLEWWIYNRRVMV; encoded by the coding sequence GTGAGCCTGCTTTCGTGGACGACGGCGGCCATCGTCGGCGGCATCGCGGTGCCGCTGCTGTTGCTGCTGTACTTCCTCAAGCTTCGCCGGCAGGAGCGTAAAGTCTCGTCCACTTTGCTGTGGAAGAAGGCCGTGCAGGACCTCCAGGTCAATTCGCCGTTTCAGAAACTCCGTCGCAACCTGCTTCTGCTGTTGCAGATGATTGTGTTGGCGGCGCTGCTGTTTGCGATTGCGGACCCGGTTGCGCGATTCATGCGCAGGCCGGAGAAGAACATCGTGTTGCTGCTTGATCGTTCGGCGAGCATGAAGACGCGGGAATCGGCCGATGCGACGCGCATGGATGCTGCGCGAGAGGCGGCGCTGGATTTCATTCGGAGCCTGCCCGGCGAATCGCGCGCGATGGTCATCGCCTTTTCCGACAAGCCTGAAATCGCGTGCAGCTTCACCCATGACAAGCGCCGCCTTGAGCAGGCGATTGAGCGCATCGAGCCGGTCGACGGTCCGAGCCGCATCGGCGAGGCGCTGCAATTGGCCGTCGCCTATTCGAGCAACTTGAACGACGGGTCGGGCGCGGCGGCGACCGATGCCGCGCAGCAAGGGGCGGCTGACCTGGAGCTGTTCAGCGATGGGCGCATTGCCGACGCGGAGGAGCAGTCCGTGACGAAGGGAAACATGCGGTTCTATCGAATCGGCGAAGCGGCCGACAACGTGGGAATCGTCGCGTTCGACATTCGCCGGGAGATCGACCGGCCGGGCGTGCTGACGGTCTTCGCGCGGGTTCAGAATTTTGGCCCATCGCCAGTGACGACGGATGTCTCATTAAGCCTCGACGGCAAGCTGCTGACCGGGTCGGGCACGGTGCAGGAAGTGGCGTTGGGGCCGGCCGAGTCGGGCCGGGAGGGTTCGGCCGGCGCGGGCGGCGGCACGGCGGACCCCGCGGCGCCGCGCGAAGAGCAATTGCCCGATGCGCGAAACGTGCTCTTTGAGTTGGGGCACGAACAGGCCGGTACGATCGAAGTAAAGCTCCATCGCGAGGACGCGATGATGGTGGACAATCGCGTGGCGGCGCCGATTGATCCGCCGCGCGAGCTGCGCGTGCTCCTCGTGACCGATCGCGCACCGGTCGAGTATTACGTCACGCGCGCCGTGCGCAGCTTCGACGTCCAGCAGGTCGACACGTTGACGCCGGCGCGGTACGAGGCGATCGAAGAAGCGAAGCTGACCGCCGAGGGCCGATCCGCGTACGATCTCGTGATCCTCGACCGTCACGACACCGACCGCTTGCCGCCCGGCAATTATCTCTTTCTGGGCGGATTGCCGAAGGTCGACGGTGTCGCGCGCGGCGATGAAGTCACCGGCACGCCGATTGTCTATGCTAACGAAGCGCACCCACTGATTCGCAGCGTCAACTACGAAGCGATGTTCGTCTCGAAATGGCACAAGCTGAAGCTGCCCGGCCATGCCCAATCGCTGATCGAGGGCGAGTCGTCACCGATCATGGTCATGCTCACTGATCCGGGCCACCGCTACGTCATCACGACGTTCGACGTGTTGGAGTCGGACCTGCTCATTTCGTACGCCTTCCCGGTATTTGTTTTCAACTCGCTGGGTTACCTCGCCGGCGGCGGCACGATCGAAACCAACCGCATGATCCAGCCCGGTGCGACGATTACGCTCACCGTGCCGCCCGGCGCCACCACCGCGCGCGTGCGACGGCCCGATGGTCAGATCGACGAAGTGCCCGTCGCCGACCGCGGCACGGCCAGTTACGCGAGAACCAGCGACACGGGTCTGTATCGCGTGACGTACGATGACTCCGCCCGGACGGTCGAACCGTTCGCGGTGAACCTGCTCGATGCCGTGGAGTCGCACATCGCTCCGAACGAATCATTCGAAGTGGGCAGCCAGAAAGTCGCCTCGATCAGCGGCGAGATTCGCATCAATCAGCCGCTCTGGCCGTACGCCATCGCCGCCGCGATCGCGTTCCTGCTGTTGGAGTGGTGGATCTACAACCGACGGGTGATGGTGTGA
- a CDS encoding ATP-dependent Clp protease adaptor protein ClpS, with protein MSQKDSFADDTMNQGTVATAPAKAPAKPVAKLLPPYRVLLHNDDENTIEDVVQTILMLTPLRHADAVIKTLEAHETGVALLLVTHRERAELYVEQFHSRQLSVSIEPAE; from the coding sequence ATGTCGCAGAAAGACTCTTTTGCGGATGACACGATGAATCAGGGAACCGTCGCCACCGCGCCGGCCAAAGCGCCCGCCAAGCCGGTCGCCAAACTGCTGCCGCCCTACCGGGTGCTGCTGCACAATGACGACGAGAACACCATCGAGGATGTCGTCCAGACGATCCTCATGCTGACTCCGCTGCGCCATGCCGATGCCGTAATCAAGACACTCGAGGCCCACGAGACCGGCGTGGCCCTGCTCCTCGTGACCCATCGCGAGCGCGCCGAGTTGTACGTCGAGCAGTTTCACTCGCGGCAGCTGTCGGTCAGCATCGAGCCGGCGGAGTAG
- a CDS encoding outer membrane biogenesis protein BamB produces MQFIRFDLVKTSVVGLVLFAVAMPAWGAGPSAEAEKNWPTWRGPLNSGVAPKAKPPVEWSEEKNIKWKVEIPGKGHATPIVWGDRVYVQTAIEITDGAGGGSDGGEAEGGMSPMPAPRHESSMEIRDAQPEGPRPRRPGGRRGGGRGQEAPKNPYRFGVIALDRKTGKTIWTTTVKEEKPHEAGHTDSTQASSSPVTDGEHLYAFFGSRGLHCLTMDGKLKWSKDLGKMQTRNQFGEGSSPALHGDTIVVQWDHEGDDFIAAYNKKTGDEIWRVARDEHTSWCTPLVIEAGGKAQVVAVAQNQICAYDLKTGKEIWRCGGMTANTIPSPMIDGDLLYCISGFRGAAALAIRYASAKGDITDSPTIAWKYERDTPYVPSAVICGKNLYFIDNNRPLISCIDKKSGEPVYEKQRLTGIDGVYASLLAADGRVYVAGRNGTTIVLKDGPEMNVLATNKLDEGFDASPVAVGNELFLRGRSHLYCIAEK; encoded by the coding sequence ATGCAATTCATCCGTTTCGATCTGGTGAAGACGTCGGTCGTGGGGCTGGTGCTGTTTGCGGTCGCGATGCCGGCCTGGGGTGCAGGGCCGTCGGCCGAAGCGGAAAAGAACTGGCCGACCTGGCGCGGGCCTCTGAACAGCGGCGTCGCTCCGAAGGCGAAACCTCCGGTGGAGTGGAGCGAAGAGAAGAACATCAAGTGGAAGGTGGAGATTCCCGGCAAGGGCCACGCGACGCCGATTGTCTGGGGTGATCGTGTCTATGTGCAGACCGCGATTGAGATAACGGACGGCGCAGGCGGCGGCTCGGATGGTGGGGAGGCCGAAGGCGGCATGTCGCCGATGCCCGCGCCACGGCATGAATCGTCGATGGAGATTCGGGATGCCCAGCCCGAAGGACCGCGGCCACGGCGGCCGGGGGGGCGGCGCGGCGGCGGTCGGGGTCAGGAGGCACCGAAAAACCCCTATCGATTCGGCGTAATCGCGCTGGATCGCAAGACCGGCAAGACGATCTGGACGACGACCGTGAAGGAAGAGAAGCCGCACGAGGCCGGCCACACGGATTCGACGCAGGCGTCCAGCTCGCCGGTGACCGACGGGGAGCACCTTTACGCATTCTTCGGGTCGCGCGGCCTGCACTGCCTGACGATGGACGGCAAGCTGAAATGGAGCAAGGACCTAGGCAAGATGCAGACGCGCAACCAGTTCGGCGAGGGCAGCTCGCCGGCGCTGCATGGCGACACGATCGTGGTGCAGTGGGACCACGAGGGCGACGATTTCATCGCGGCGTACAACAAGAAGACGGGCGACGAGATCTGGCGCGTCGCGCGCGATGAGCACACGTCGTGGTGCACCCCGCTCGTGATCGAGGCCGGCGGCAAGGCGCAGGTCGTTGCCGTAGCGCAGAATCAAATCTGTGCCTACGACCTTAAGACTGGCAAGGAAATCTGGCGTTGCGGCGGCATGACTGCCAACACCATCCCCTCGCCGATGATCGATGGCGACCTGCTTTACTGCATCAGCGGCTTTCGCGGGGCAGCCGCCCTGGCCATTCGCTACGCCAGCGCCAAGGGCGACATCACTGATTCACCCACCATCGCGTGGAAGTACGAGCGCGACACGCCGTATGTCCCCTCGGCGGTTATCTGCGGGAAGAATCTGTATTTCATCGACAACAACCGCCCGCTGATTTCTTGCATCGACAAGAAGTCGGGCGAACCGGTTTATGAAAAGCAACGGCTCACCGGCATTGATGGGGTCTACGCGTCGCTGCTGGCGGCCGATGGTCGCGTGTACGTAGCAGGTCGCAACGGCACGACGATCGTGCTCAAGGACGGCCCGGAGATGAACGTGCTGGCGACAAACAAGCTCGACGAAGGCTTCGACGCCTCGCCCGTGGCCGTTGGGAACGAACTGTTCCTGCGCGGCCGGTCGCACCTGTACTGCATCGCGGAAAAATAA
- a CDS encoding Prolyl endopeptidase translates to MRTYRLGLSGVVAAWVIYNSLVGAGLSVRAEDRAGKSDVARREVGEVILENVPEIPAALRDRMNQYLNMRAAGILDFEESTGAILISTRFGNTDQLHIVDAPMGARRQITFFDEPVRSGAFVPGSKGRKLFYMMDKGGSEYNQIYLLNLDDGTSRMLTDGKSRNEALTVSHDGSRIAFASSLRNGKDTDIYLADGPDYKPRLAIEATGAYYPITFSPDAKQISFIEYISEKVAYIHVMDTATGKARTISSRDEKFAYGGGAFSADGKHLYFTSDRGGQFHVLYRRDLASGADTAITTNLPWDVEGIEVSPAGDYVAFSANEDGQSRLYLMRPDSAGYEPVSALPMGVLGGLKFSNDGKRLGLSLQTPTGPSDVHVYTPADGKLTRWTQSELGGLNTDRFVTPQRIAFPTFDQVDGKQRMIPAYYYRPRGKGPFPVIINIHGGPEAQERATFKGIAQYWASESNIAVIVPNVRGSTGYGRDYHMLDDGFNREDSVKDIGSLLDWIGKQGELDAKRVAVYGGSYGGYMVLACLTHYADRIKAGVDIVGIANFVTFLEKTAPYRRDLRRVEYGDESDPKMREFLTKISPLNSADKITSALYVQHGANDPRVPAYEAEQIVKTMRDKGRTVWYMLAKDEGHGFAKKANRDLALLSAVMFLDDQLKK, encoded by the coding sequence ATGCGTACCTATCGTTTGGGATTGAGCGGTGTCGTCGCGGCTTGGGTCATCTACAACAGCCTGGTCGGCGCGGGATTATCGGTGCGGGCCGAAGACCGCGCGGGCAAGTCGGACGTTGCCCGGCGCGAGGTCGGCGAAGTCATTCTCGAAAACGTGCCCGAGATTCCGGCCGCCCTGCGCGATCGCATGAATCAGTATCTGAACATGCGCGCCGCGGGAATTCTCGATTTCGAGGAATCGACCGGCGCAATTCTCATCTCCACGCGCTTCGGCAACACCGACCAACTGCACATCGTCGATGCGCCGATGGGCGCGCGGCGGCAGATCACCTTTTTCGATGAGCCGGTGCGAAGCGGCGCCTTCGTGCCGGGCAGCAAGGGCCGCAAGCTGTTCTACATGATGGACAAAGGCGGCTCGGAATATAACCAGATCTACCTGCTCAACCTCGACGACGGCACCAGCCGCATGCTGACCGACGGCAAGAGCCGCAACGAAGCGCTCACCGTCTCGCACGACGGCTCGCGCATCGCCTTCGCCAGCTCCCTCCGAAACGGAAAAGATACGGACATCTATCTCGCCGACGGCCCCGACTACAAACCGCGGCTGGCGATCGAAGCCACCGGCGCGTACTACCCCATCACGTTCAGCCCCGACGCCAAGCAGATCTCCTTCATCGAATACATCTCCGAGAAGGTCGCCTACATCCACGTCATGGACACGGCCACCGGCAAGGCAAGGACGATCAGCAGCCGGGATGAGAAGTTCGCCTATGGCGGCGGCGCGTTCTCGGCCGATGGCAAGCATCTGTATTTCACGTCCGATCGCGGCGGGCAGTTCCACGTTCTTTATCGCCGCGACCTCGCATCGGGCGCCGACACCGCCATCACGACGAATCTGCCCTGGGATGTTGAGGGAATCGAAGTCTCTCCGGCCGGTGATTACGTCGCCTTTTCCGCCAACGAGGACGGCCAGTCGCGGCTTTACCTGATGCGTCCGGATTCGGCGGGCTATGAGCCGGTCTCGGCGCTGCCGATGGGCGTGCTGGGCGGACTGAAGTTTTCCAATGACGGCAAACGGCTGGGTTTGAGCCTTCAAACGCCGACTGGGCCGTCGGATGTTCACGTCTATACGCCGGCCGACGGAAAGCTGACCCGCTGGACGCAGAGCGAGTTGGGCGGGCTGAACACCGACCGCTTTGTCACGCCGCAACGCATCGCGTTTCCCACGTTCGACCAGGTCGACGGCAAGCAGCGGATGATTCCCGCGTATTACTACCGCCCGCGCGGCAAAGGACCGTTCCCGGTCATCATCAACATTCACGGCGGACCGGAGGCGCAGGAGCGCGCGACGTTCAAGGGCATCGCGCAGTATTGGGCCAGCGAGTCGAACATCGCCGTGATTGTGCCGAATGTTCGCGGCTCGACAGGCTACGGGCGCGACTACCACATGCTGGATGACGGTTTCAACCGGGAAGACAGCGTGAAGGACATCGGCTCGCTGCTTGACTGGATCGGTAAGCAGGGCGAGTTGGACGCGAAGCGCGTGGCGGTTTACGGCGGCTCATACGGCGGGTACATGGTGCTGGCATGCCTGACGCACTACGCCGATCGAATCAAGGCCGGCGTCGATATCGTCGGCATCGCTAACTTCGTGACATTCCTCGAGAAGACGGCCCCCTATCGGCGCGACCTGCGCCGCGTGGAATACGGCGACGAAAGCGACCCGAAGATGCGTGAGTTTCTGACCAAGATCAGCCCGCTCAACAGCGCCGACAAGATCACCAGCGCGCTGTATGTGCAGCACGGGGCCAACGACCCGCGCGTGCCGGCCTACGAGGCCGAGCAGATCGTCAAGACCATGCGCGACAAGGGCCGCACCGTGTGGTACATGCTGGCGAAGGACGAGGGGCACGGTTTCGCCAAGAAGGCCAATCGCGATCTGGCGTTGCTCTCGGCGGTGATGTTTCTGGATGACCAGTTGAAAAAGTAA
- a CDS encoding Argininosuccinate lyase, whose translation MNTSLRDDWFLLPFEIRLQRASVKALAAASVLSADESAGLLRALDAFEKQFVGTPCPDSPVEDLHTWIEAKLTEAAGEAGRKIHTARSRNDQVATLLRMFVIDAGERFGAKLGALVALLARRAKDWADLPMPMMTHTQFAAPGSVGFWALRFAVALDRLAAAAAIHVSQWRRHCPLGAGAVAGSSIGIDRSILARELGFEQPSLNALYDTSTRDECVEWLALAAQSALHFQSFATDIILFSQSPLRWTRYPAAFATGSSMMPNKLNPDAMELLRGEAAALPAAHHHTMLLLKGLPSGYNRDLQCIKPIVRDATGTALFLCELLHAFIMELDFDAKRLAASMQEGDIFATLRMEQLVCEGVPLREAHHTVAAQVRSGARQASGGAAQFDPLTAVGMYQTAGSAAPDETRRVADELLGRYDAS comes from the coding sequence GTGAACACCAGCCTGCGCGACGACTGGTTCCTGCTGCCGTTTGAGATTCGCCTGCAGCGGGCCAGCGTGAAGGCCCTGGCCGCGGCGTCGGTTCTGTCCGCCGATGAATCGGCAGGGCTGCTCCGCGCGCTGGATGCCTTTGAAAAGCAATTCGTAGGAACGCCGTGTCCGGACTCGCCGGTCGAAGACTTGCACACGTGGATCGAAGCGAAGCTGACCGAAGCAGCCGGCGAGGCGGGGCGGAAGATTCACACCGCCCGGTCGCGCAACGACCAGGTGGCGACACTGCTTCGGATGTTTGTGATCGACGCAGGCGAGCGTTTCGGCGCGAAGCTCGGCGCGCTGGTCGCGCTCCTGGCGCGGCGGGCGAAGGATTGGGCCGATCTGCCGATGCCGATGATGACGCACACGCAGTTCGCCGCGCCGGGCAGCGTGGGGTTCTGGGCGCTGCGATTCGCGGTGGCGCTGGACCGGCTCGCTGCGGCGGCGGCGATTCACGTATCGCAATGGCGGCGGCACTGCCCTCTGGGAGCGGGGGCTGTGGCCGGGTCGTCCATCGGCATCGACCGGTCGATCCTCGCGCGCGAACTAGGCTTCGAGCAACCATCGCTCAACGCCCTGTACGATACGTCGACGCGCGATGAGTGCGTGGAGTGGCTGGCGCTGGCGGCGCAGAGCGCGCTGCACTTTCAATCCTTCGCGACGGACATCATTCTGTTTTCGCAGTCGCCGCTGCGGTGGACGCGCTATCCGGCGGCCTTCGCGACCGGCTCCTCGATGATGCCGAACAAGCTCAATCCCGATGCGATGGAATTGCTTCGCGGCGAGGCGGCGGCGCTGCCCGCGGCGCACCATCACACGATGCTGCTGCTGAAGGGATTGCCCTCGGGCTACAACCGGGATCTGCAATGCATCAAGCCGATTGTGCGAGATGCGACGGGCACAGCGCTGTTTCTGTGTGAATTGCTCCACGCGTTTATTATGGAATTGGACTTCGACGCGAAACGGCTGGCAGCGTCGATGCAGGAGGGCGACATCTTTGCAACGCTCCGCATGGAGCAGCTTGTGTGCGAGGGCGTGCCGCTGCGGGAGGCGCATCACACCGTGGCGGCGCAGGTGCGAAGCGGGGCGCGGCAGGCATCCGGCGGCGCGGCACAATTCGACCCGCTCACTGCGGTTGGAATGTATCAAACCGCCGGCAGCGCTGCGCCCGATGAAACGCGCCGCGTGGCGGACGAGTTGCTTGGTCGCTACGACGCATCTTGA
- the argG gene encoding Argininosuccinate synthase: MSERKNCVLAYSGGLDTTAIVAWLREQGYDVHAVLVDVGQEEDVTALCEKALRLGAKTAVARDARPLMCNAILPYAAGLAATYEGTYRLGTALARPFIALEQVRRARELGGATLAHGATGKGNDQIRFEFAYRSLAPEMPVVAPWKIWNLSGRKDLIDYIRAHGIEDDFELTKTYSMDENLWHLSVEGGALEDPAADVDVNEVLAAVATRFAGGVSTACSVPHAGKKTTIAFQKGVPVALDGAAMELGELVTTLNHRHRAASWAWDLVIENRFTGIKSRGLYINPAAKLLHTAADALARTCLNKPLYDHYASLGRDYGATIYRGEYFSDQRVVLERAADAVLAHLTGAVTVDLLHSPYVAKIDAPQAIFSQRLATFEESTFSHKDADGFIRLAWLTAVGRSAPEAGNVDSLETRHTAASDLRTGEHQPARRLVPAAV; the protein is encoded by the coding sequence ATGAGCGAACGTAAGAACTGCGTCCTTGCTTACTCCGGCGGTCTGGACACCACCGCCATCGTCGCCTGGCTGCGCGAGCAGGGCTACGACGTCCATGCCGTGCTGGTCGATGTCGGCCAGGAGGAAGACGTCACCGCCTTATGCGAAAAGGCACTTCGCCTCGGCGCGAAGACCGCCGTCGCGCGCGACGCCCGACCGCTGATGTGCAACGCGATCCTGCCGTACGCGGCCGGATTGGCGGCGACGTATGAGGGCACCTACCGACTCGGCACGGCGCTGGCGCGGCCGTTCATCGCGCTGGAGCAGGTCCGCCGGGCCCGTGAGCTGGGCGGCGCGACGCTGGCTCACGGCGCGACCGGAAAGGGCAACGATCAAATTCGCTTCGAGTTTGCCTATCGCTCGCTCGCGCCCGAGATGCCCGTCGTGGCCCCGTGGAAGATTTGGAACCTGTCCGGCCGCAAAGACCTGATCGACTACATCCGCGCGCACGGTATCGAGGACGACTTCGAACTGACCAAGACCTACAGCATGGACGAAAACCTCTGGCACCTGTCGGTCGAGGGCGGCGCGCTGGAGGACCCGGCAGCCGACGTGGACGTGAACGAAGTGCTGGCGGCGGTGGCGACACGCTTCGCCGGCGGCGTTTCGACCGCCTGCTCGGTGCCGCACGCGGGGAAGAAGACGACCATTGCGTTTCAAAAGGGTGTACCCGTTGCGCTGGACGGCGCGGCGATGGAATTGGGTGAGCTGGTCACGACGCTGAATCACCGGCATCGCGCGGCGTCGTGGGCGTGGGACCTTGTGATCGAGAACCGCTTTACGGGCATCAAGTCGCGCGGGCTGTACATCAATCCAGCGGCCAAGCTGCTGCACACCGCCGCCGATGCCCTCGCGCGGACTTGCCTGAACAAGCCGCTGTACGATCATTACGCTTCGCTGGGGCGCGACTACGGCGCGACGATCTATCGCGGGGAGTATTTCTCCGACCAGCGCGTTGTGCTGGAGCGAGCGGCCGATGCCGTCCTGGCGCATCTGACCGGCGCGGTCACCGTTGATCTGTTGCACTCGCCCTACGTCGCGAAGATCGACGCGCCGCAGGCCATCTTCAGCCAGCGCCTCGCCACGTTTGAAGAAAGCACCTTTTCCCATAAAGATGCCGACGGATTCATCCGGCTGGCTTGGCTCACGGCCGTCGGGCGGTCCGCACCGGAGGCGGGGAATGTCGACTCTTTGGAAACAAGACACACCGCTGCATCCGACCTTCGCACGGGTGAACACCAGCCTGCGCGACGACTGGTTCCTGCTGCCGTTTGA
- the argR gene encoding Arginine repressor, producing the protein MYNPAMDATKARRHADLRRLVRAGQARTQADLRKALRGRGLAVDQSTLSRDLRELGVRKVAGRYELPLPETVAAHRRPMLEPTRGNPPTMAAAVQRFTICGPHLIILRTTTGMAQAIGVAIDQARESAIVASVAGDDTIFLATANRRSQTVALRRLEKWFGDKNERT; encoded by the coding sequence ATGTATAATCCCGCCATGGACGCGACCAAGGCGAGGCGGCATGCGGATTTGCGGCGGCTTGTGCGAGCCGGACAGGCCCGGACCCAGGCCGACCTGCGCAAGGCCCTTCGAGGCCGCGGACTGGCTGTCGACCAATCGACCTTGAGCCGCGACTTGCGCGAGTTGGGCGTGCGAAAAGTGGCCGGGCGGTACGAGCTTCCGCTTCCCGAAACCGTCGCCGCGCATCGCCGGCCGATGCTGGAGCCGACGCGCGGGAACCCGCCGACCATGGCAGCCGCGGTGCAGCGGTTCACCATCTGCGGGCCGCACTTGATCATCCTGCGCACGACGACGGGCATGGCCCAGGCCATCGGCGTCGCGATTGACCAGGCCCGCGAATCGGCGATCGTCGCAAGCGTCGCGGGGGATGACACGATTTTTCTTGCCACGGCGAATCGGCGGTCGCAGACCGTCGCCTTGCGCCGTTTGGAAAAGTGGTTTGGAGACAAGAATGAGCGAACGTAA
- the phnP gene encoding Phosphoribosyl 1,2-cyclic phosphodiesterase — MSQPALTVCVLGSGTSHGVPMIACDCAVCTSADPRDKRTRPSVLIRRGDTHLLIDTSPELRLQCLANDIRRVDAVLFTHHHIDHIAGLDDIRRFNWLQQAELPCFGQPATLERLRAMFAYVFEEEPDYPSAKPRLTLHAIDGPFEAAGVTVTPIPLLHGKLPVLGFRVGDFAYCTDVSEIPAASWPLLKGLDVLILDALRHRPHPTHFNLEQAVDHARRIGARQTYFTHIAHELGHEETNRALPAGMALAYDGQVVEVD; from the coding sequence ATGAGCCAACCCGCCCTTACGGTCTGCGTGCTTGGTTCGGGCACGTCGCACGGCGTTCCGATGATCGCCTGCGACTGCGCTGTCTGCACCTCGGCCGACCCGCGCGACAAGCGAACGCGACCGAGCGTCCTGATTCGACGCGGCGATACCCATCTGCTGATCGACACGTCGCCGGAGCTGCGCCTGCAATGCCTGGCGAACGACATTCGGCGCGTGGATGCCGTGTTGTTCACGCATCATCACATCGATCACATCGCCGGGCTTGACGACATCCGTAGATTTAACTGGCTCCAGCAGGCCGAATTGCCGTGCTTCGGCCAGCCAGCCACGCTCGAACGGCTTCGCGCCATGTTCGCGTACGTCTTTGAGGAGGAGCCGGACTACCCCAGCGCCAAGCCGCGGCTGACGCTGCACGCGATCGACGGGCCGTTTGAGGCGGCCGGCGTGACGGTAACGCCGATTCCACTTCTGCACGGGAAGCTGCCGGTACTGGGGTTTCGCGTTGGGGACTTCGCCTACTGCACGGACGTGAGCGAGATTCCGGCGGCATCCTGGCCGCTGCTGAAGGGGCTGGACGTGCTGATTCTCGACGCGCTGCGGCATCGACCGCACCCGACGCACTTCAATCTGGAGCAGGCCGTGGATCACGCGCGGAGGATCGGCGCGCGGCAGACGTACTTCACGCACATCGCCCACGAATTGGGTCACGAAGAAACCAATCGCGCGCTCCCGGCCGGCATGGCACTGGCGTACGACGGGCAGGTGGTCGAGGTTGATTAG
- the ykuD_2 gene encoding Putative L,D-transpeptidase YkuD, whose product MRGMPFKLTLCCLLTIAIAIAIAESPALASQKAKRGRPAQPSRVTVPERKVPTGAKVAASEDAVLALQVALDRSGFSPGVIDGSLGGKTRIALDAFQRFAGLTPTGSPDAATLAKLRVVDREALQSYEVTSWDMAQIKPPPRRWEDKAKAALLGYASALEMLAERGHCTQALVRRLNPSVQFERLAPGARVVLPNVIEPAEVRHAASVEIDLARKIVFTLDARGNVLGLFHCSIAKDKAKRPRGQARIVTVNRNPEYLFDPAMWPEVKDVKRKLLIPAGPNNPVGLCWIGLSLRGYGMHGTPEPELIGKTGSHGCFRLANWDAIRLGKMVRVGAPVRFTTKSDLLTASR is encoded by the coding sequence ATGCGCGGAATGCCTTTCAAACTGACGCTTTGCTGTCTGCTCACGATTGCGATTGCGATTGCGATTGCAGAGTCGCCCGCGCTGGCATCGCAAAAGGCGAAACGCGGCCGGCCCGCTCAACCTTCTCGCGTGACTGTGCCTGAACGCAAGGTGCCAACCGGCGCGAAAGTCGCGGCGAGCGAAGACGCTGTGCTGGCGCTTCAGGTCGCGCTGGACCGCTCCGGGTTTTCACCCGGGGTCATCGACGGTTCGCTTGGCGGCAAAACAAGAATCGCACTCGATGCGTTTCAGCGGTTCGCCGGACTGACCCCGACCGGATCGCCCGACGCGGCGACGCTTGCCAAGCTCCGCGTTGTGGATCGTGAGGCATTGCAATCGTACGAAGTGACGTCGTGGGACATGGCGCAGATCAAGCCCCCGCCCCGCCGCTGGGAGGACAAGGCCAAAGCCGCCCTGCTCGGCTATGCGTCGGCACTGGAAATGCTCGCCGAGCGCGGCCACTGCACGCAGGCGCTGGTCCGGCGACTGAATCCCAGCGTGCAATTCGAGCGGCTCGCGCCCGGGGCGCGCGTCGTGCTGCCGAACGTCATTGAGCCGGCGGAGGTGCGACATGCCGCTTCCGTCGAGATTGACCTCGCGCGCAAGATCGTCTTCACACTCGATGCCCGAGGCAATGTCTTGGGCCTGTTTCATTGTTCCATCGCCAAGGACAAGGCCAAGCGCCCGCGCGGCCAAGCCAGAATTGTCACGGTCAATCGAAATCCGGAGTACCTGTTCGACCCCGCGATGTGGCCCGAAGTTAAAGACGTGAAACGCAAGCTGCTCATCCCCGCCGGGCCGAACAACCCCGTCGGCCTTTGCTGGATCGGCCTGTCACTCCGCGGATACGGCATGCACGGCACGCCCGAGCCGGAGCTGATCGGCAAGACCGGCTCGCACGGCTGCTTCCGCCTCGCAAACTGGGACGCGATTCGGCTTGGGAAGATGGTGCGAGTCGGTGCGCCGGTTCGGTTCACGACGAAGTCCGACTTACTGACCGCATCACGTTAG